Proteins from a genomic interval of Antedon mediterranea chromosome 5, ecAntMedi1.1, whole genome shotgun sequence:
- the LOC140049404 gene encoding D(3) dopamine receptor-like, giving the protein MLYENITYKFVEEENINWNSSVNSTKHDNIEWYNWPMLSLCSVILLSILGNTLVCLAIVKNKKLQNVTNYFLFSLAIADLMVAMLVMPFGVVNNVTGYWSMGLVLCDIWVSLDVLCCTSSILHMCCLFVDRYLAIQNPLKYSLKRKTLRQTVTKITSLWILSIMISLPLFIVGLLNPEKVLHDGICAPMTKEFVFYGSVFAFFIPLLIVIVTYSLTTLILHKKSKSVEKSDKSKKRRFRTLQRKHIVEKMQNKFRCKQKVNNNSIKKTFQTHESIEMKTLIESTNLNQMQECFHEPNFLRKNSKHYNEKRAEKVLGIIFVSFVIGWLPFFTTNIINAMCSQCISNNSLFISFEWLGWSSSLVNPIIYTIFSKDFQKAFCKLLSVGGLCQKKITTSKGFENYLTNLKYKINQSQETHV; this is encoded by the exons ATGTTGTACGAGAATATAACGTATAAATTTGTCGAGGAAGAAAACATTAACTGGAATTCCAGCGTAAATTCAACTAAACATGACAACATTGAATGGTACAACTGGCCTATGTTGTCATTATGTTCCGTTATATTACTCTCAATTCTTGGAAATACATTGGTTTGTCTGGCAatagttaaaaacaaaaaactccAGAATGTTacaaattactttttattttcgTTGGCAATTGCGGACCTTATGGTAGCTATGCTTGTCATGCCATTTGGAGTTGTTAACAATGTAACGG GTTATTGGTCAATGGGACTAGTGTTGTGTGATATCTGGGTATCTCTTGATGTTCTATGTTGCACCTCATCCATCCTACATATGTGTTGCTTGTTTGTTGATCGTTACCTCGCGATACAAAACCCACTTAAGTATTCGCTTAAACGCAAGACGTTACGTCAAACCGTCACTAAGATAACAAGTCTTTGGATTTTGAGTATAATGATCTCGTTACCGTTATTCATCGTTGGTCTCTTAAATCCTGAAAAAGTATTACACGACGGAATTTGCGCGCCGATGACGAAGGAATTTGTTTTTTACGGATCAGTTTTCGCATTTTTTATACCACTACTTATTGTCATCGTGACATATTCTTTAACAACTTTGATACTTCACAAAAAATCAAAATCCGTAGAAAAGTCAGATAAGTCGAAAAAACGAAGGTTTAGAACTTTACAGAGAAAACACATTGTGGAAAAGATGCAAAATAAATTTCGATGCAAACAGAAAGTAAATAATAACTCGATTAAAAAGACTTTTCAAACGCACGAATCAATCGAAATGAAAACGTTAATTGAAAGtacaaatttaaatcaaatgcAGGAATGTTTTCATGAACCAAATTTCTTACGAAAAAATTCAAAACATTACAACGAAAAGAGAGCGGAGAAGGTCCTCGGAATAATATTTGTATCATTTGTGATTGGTTGGTTACCGTTCTTCACCACAAACATTATCAACGCCATGTGTAGTCAATGTATATCTAACAACTcgttatttatttcatttgagTGGCTAGGATGGTCTTCAAGCTTGGTCAATCCTATCatttatactatttttagtaaAGATTTCCAGAAAGCCTTTTGCAAACTTCTTTCCGTTGGGGGTTTGTGTCAAAAAAAGATAACAACGAGTAAAGGATTTGAAAATTATCTAACAAATTTaaagtacaaaataaatcaatCGCAAGAGACgcatgtttaa
- the LOC140049286 gene encoding transmembrane protein 254-like isoform X2 — MAVDNQYFRLPSVFWMVSVSSGIALLTLATFTPAVVPHEYLGPIGWLTRYLVNEWPAILNILMVFTIASHTVEACCAVNTAKNKSIENPARRKWLISVFVFGYFSYRHLLAYKPNKSK, encoded by the exons ATGGCGGTTGATAATCAGTACTTTCGATTGCCCAGTGTTTTCTGGATGGTATCTGTCTCGAGTGGCATTGCACTATTAACG ctaGCAACTTTTACTCCAGCAGTAGTTCCACATGAGTACCTTGGACCAATTGGATGGTTAACTAGATATTTAGTCAATGAATGGCCTGCTATACTTAATATATT AATGGTATTCACAATAGCATCACACACTGTAGAAGCTTGTTGTGCAGTAAACACTGCTAA AAATAAATCAATTGAAAACCCAGCGAGACGGAAATGGTTGATATCTGTATTTGTGTTTGGTTATTTTTCCTACAGGCATCTACTTGCCTACAAGCCAAATAAAAGCAAGTGA
- the LOC140049286 gene encoding transmembrane protein 254-like isoform X1 — protein MVSVLSGIALLTVSSMSLPSVFWMVSVLSGIALLTVSSMSLPSVFWMVSVLSGIALLTLATFTPAVVPHEYLGPIGWLTRYLVNEWPAILNILMVFTIASHTVEACCAVNTAKNKSIENPARRKWLISVFVFGYFSYRHLLAYKPNKSK, from the exons ATGGTATCTGTCTTAAGTGGCATTGCACTATTAACGGTAAGTTCGATGTCATTGCCCAGTGTTTTCTGGATGGTATCTGTCTTGAGTGGCATTGCACTATTAACGGTAAGTTCGATGTCATTGCCCAGTGTTTTCTGGATGGTATCTGTCTTGAGTGGCATTGCACTATTAACG ctaGCAACTTTTACTCCAGCAGTAGTTCCACATGAGTACCTTGGACCAATTGGATGGTTAACTAGATATTTAGTCAATGAATGGCCTGCTATACTTAATATATT AATGGTATTCACAATAGCATCACACACTGTAGAAGCTTGTTGTGCAGTAAACACTGCTAA AAATAAATCAATTGAAAACCCAGCGAGACGGAAATGGTTGATATCTGTATTTGTGTTTGGTTATTTTTCCTACAGGCATCTACTTGCCTACAAGCCAAATAAAAGCAAGTGA
- the LOC140049034 gene encoding peroxisomal sarcosine oxidase-like, whose amino-acid sequence MASIFGGDGVFDYIVVGAGIEGSSTAYRLAKDNKSVLLLEQFPLPHSRGSSHGKSRITRYTYAQDYYMAMMPENYRCWKVLQDEVGKELYIKTGLLCIEKNFGEEFQISRELLIKNKLEFGDITASAACNRWPGLQFNSSYGMFIDEQAGVLRADRCLEAFHQIFRKNGGVLKDSEKVLRIIPGTMVTVETNKSSYKAKSIVLAPGAWSSAVLKPLGLNLPLKVWRINVCYWKIKNPTDFQDMPVFIDYSGTHHIYGLPCLEYPGHMKICYHIGNNHIDPELRDAEAGGRQNDIEILKKFVQDHFPGLESQPSIIETCIYTTTPDDGPVLDVHPVYPNIVIGCGFSGHGFKLAPVVGQILSDLASGKAPSFDISHNRISRFNIQNSRL is encoded by the exons ATGGCTAGTATCTTTGGAGGTGATGGCGTATTTGATTATATTGTAGTAGGGGCTGGTATAGAAGGATCTTCAACTGCATACCGACTTGCAAAAGACAACAAATCCGTGCTCCTTCTTgaacag tttccGTTACCTCATTCACGAGGAAGTTCGCATGGAAAATCACGGATTACGAGATACACGTACGCCCAAGATTATTACATGGCTATGATGCCAGAGAACTATAGATGCTGGAAAGTCCTGCAGGATGAAGTGGGCAAGGAGCTCTATAT AAAAACTGGCCTACTATGCATAGAAAAGAACTTTGGCGAAGAATTTCAGATATCTCGTGAACtgttaataaaaaacaaattggaaTTTGGAGATATTACTGCAAGTGCGGCCTGTAATAGGTGGCCAGGATTGCAGTTCAACTCAAGTTATGGAATGTTTATTGACGAACAAGCCGGTGTCCTGAGAGCTGACCGATGTCTTGAAGCCTTTCAC caaattttCAGAAAAAATGGAGGAGTACTAAAAGATTCTGAAAAAGTATTGAGAATTATTCCTGGCACGATGGTAACCGTGGAAACAAATAAATCAAGTTATAAAGCCAAGAGCATTGTGTTAGCTCCAGGAGCTTGGTCAAGTGCGGTACTTAAGCCACTTGGCTTGAATCTACCTCTCAAG GTTTGGCGTATCAATGTGTGTTATTGGAAAATCAAGAATCCAACAGATTTCCAAGATATGCCAGTGTTTATTGATTATTCTGGAACCCATCATATATATGGTTTACCATGTCTGGAATACCCTGGCCATATGAAG ATCTGCTACCACATTGGTAACAACCACATTGACCCTGAACTACGAGATGCTGAAGCTGGTGGCAGACaaaatgatattgaaatattaaagaaatTTGTGCAAGATCACTTCCCAGGTTTAGAGTCACAACCCAGTATTATTGAAACCTGTATCTATACA ACTACTCCTGATGACGGGCCTGTACTGGATGTTCACCCAGTTTATCCAAACATTGTCATAGGATGTGGATTTTCAG GTCATGGGTTTAAGTTAGCACCAGTGGTTGGACAGATTCTGTCGGACTTGGCTTCAGGAAAAGCGCCATCGTTTGATATATCACATAACAGAATATCGCGGTTCAATATTCAAAATTCACGGCTGTGA